A genome region from Cutaneotrichosporon cavernicola HIS019 DNA, chromosome: 5 includes the following:
- a CDS encoding uncharacterized protein (Major Facilitator Superfamily) produces MVTEVKAASLPTHDVYPAPADVDVRGTAEVFLGQLATALNGDAEAFAGLFIPEGYWRDVLAFTRDFRTIDAASVSEVAKDTLAKNKATAFALSTETPPVLESPFPDVTWIRLHFTFDTSLGKCSGIARLVYAADVWRAYTIYTLLEEVHGYPQKAGRNRPRGRHNDHEPHDARRAREADFKDKDPEVVIIGGGHNGLACAAVLRSFGVTSLVVDKFERVGDNWRKRYASLSLHDPVWTDHMPLMEYPPTWPVWMQAGKLANWLEAYAEAQEVNIWLRSTVDPTKTKFNPSTQQWELTILRDVNGQVVPRNVKASHVIMATGLGGGKAKMPPAFPGQGEWPGTIVHSSQHKGGKDWQGKRALVVGACTSGHDISVDLVNNGVDTTMLQRSPTFIMSIEKGLPLLDSGLFTEDGLENMSVETADRIADSFPKQVGKLFHQRIVKHLAVEDKEILDGLKAAGFKTYPGPDGSGWLFLAYERAGGYYFTAGEGSGSDMIAKGQIKVKGGEITSFNADGSVSFTDGDTQHFDLVIFATGYTGFPDTVRETLGPDAVEKLGKVWGLDRELEVNGVARDAGLPRVFFTVGNFMMSRWFSRRIALQVIAQREGKW; encoded by the exons ATGGTCACCGAAGTCAAGGCTGCATCGCTTCCGACGCATGACGTGTACCCCGCCCCCGCTGACGTCGATGTGCGGGGCACCGCCGAGGTCTtcctcggccagctcgccaCGGCTCTGAATGGCGACGCAGAGGCTTTCGCGGGCCTGTTCATTCCCGAGGGGTACTGGCGCGATGTACTGGCGTTCACGCGCGACTTCCGGACCATCGACGCTGCGTCCGTGTCAGAGGTTGCCAAG GACACGCTCGCAAAGAACAAGGCGACGGCCTTTGCTCTGTCCACCGAGACGCCCCCTGTGTTGGAAAGCCCTTTCCCCGACGTCACGTGGATCCGCCTGCACTTCACCTTTGACACCTCGCTTGGGAAGTGTTCAGGCATCGCACGGCTCGTGTACGCAGCGGATGTGTGGCGCGCCTACACGATCTACACGCTGCTGGAGGAAGTCCACGGATACCCTCAGAAGGCTGGGCGCAATCGGCCGCGCGGGAGACATAACGACCACGAGCCGCACGACgctcgtcgtgctcgtgAGGCCGATttcaaggacaaggaccCGGAGGTTGTCATCA TTGGTGGTGGACACAATGGCCTCGCGTGTGCCGCGGTGCTGCGCTCGTTTGGAGTGACGTCGCTCGTCGTGGACAAGTTTGAGCGGGTCGGCGATAACTGGCGGAAGCGGTACGCCAGTCTTTCACTGCACGACCCGGTGTGGACGGACCACATGCCGCTCATGGAGTATCCGCCTACTTGGCCGGTCTGGATGCAGGCTGGCAAGCTGGCCAACTGGCTCGAAGCAtacgccgaggcgcaggaggTCAACATCTGGCTGCGTAGCACAGTAGACCCGACCAAGACAAAGTTCAACCCCAGCACGCAGCAGTGGGAACTCACCATCCTGCGCGATGTCAACGGTCAGGTCGTGCCACGCAACGTCAAGGCCAGCCATGTGATCATGGCGACTGGACTTGGCGGTGGTAAGGCCAAGATGCCACCGGCGTTCCCTGGACAGGGAGAGTGGCCGGGCACGATCGTGCACTCGTCGCAACacaagggcggcaaggacTGGCAAGGGAAACGTGCACTCGTCGTTGGTGCGTGTACTTCGGGTCACGATATCAGCGTTGATCTCGTCAACAATGGCGTCGACACGACGATGCTCcagcgctcgccgacgttTATCATGAGCATTGAAAAGGGCCTCCCCCTCCTGGATTCGGGACTGTTCACCGAGGACGGTCTCGAGAACATGTCGGTGGAGACGGCGGACCGGATCGCCGACTCTTTCCCCAAGCAGGTTGGCAAGCTGTTCCACCAGCGTATTGTCAAGCATCTCGcagtcgaggacaaggagatcctcgacggcctcaaGGCAGCCGGATTCAAGACGTACCCCGGCCCAGACGGCTCGGGGTGGCTGTTCCTCGCCTATGAGCGTGCCGGTGGATACTACTTCACCGCAGGTGAGGGCTCGGGGTCAGACATGATTGCCAAGGGCCAGAtcaaggtcaagggcgGCGAAATCACCTCCTTCAACGCCGACGGAAGTGTCTCCTTCACCGACGGCGACACGCAGCATTttgacctcgtcatctTTGCGACTGGCTACACCGGGTTCCCCGATACAGTGCGCGAGACGCTCGGGCCCGATGCCGTTGAAAAGCTTGGCAAGGTTTGGGGACTCGACCGAGAGTTGGAGGTCAACGGTGTTGCGCGAGATGCTGGACTACCGCGGGTCTTCTTTACAGTCGGCAACTTTATGATGTCGCGCTGGTTTTCGCGGCGGATTGCGCTGCAGGTCATTGCGCAGCGCGAGGGCAAGTGGTAG
- a CDS encoding uncharacterized protein (Major Facilitator Superfamily), which yields MASHYDHDTEKGYDEKVEVTHVPLGRRRSSVVEDFQRSVSRKDTDQVVQDDLHRQWLDVDEGLDLKQVARINRKIDWRLLPILGAMYTISQIDRGNLGLARSANNGIMNVELGLTTKGPDGKPMPNNRYSIITLAFFVPYLVLEVPSQIGLRKFGAKIWLGTAVLLWGVVMVGMGLAPNWQTLAGLRALLGAFEAVLFPGATYLIACWYPRKQMASRNAWFYITSIMIAGLSSALAYGLSQMNGIAGRSGWRWIFIVEGCVTIVIGLLGYLLIVDFPDRATFLTEEERAIVLLRIERDRADSSVDPMTWSKFVEYMLTPKLWLFSYFFCSSAVGVYALAFFLPGILQSMGFSNIQAQLLFAPPYVWVFFPAMIGAYTSDHLAGPTRMVRGPVVAFHALCVVVGITMFSQLPSGMIAARYTGVFLTCGGCNANIAMIISWCQTSIRSQSKRGFASALVVAGGALSGIIVAVAFKDNERERGYPTGIFLSVGMNALVVIGAPSLSLWMLWKNRKADRGDAVIENDVNFHYQP from the exons ATGGCTTCTCACTACGACCACGACACCGAGAAGGGATATGACGAGAAGGTCGAAGTCACACACGTCCCGCTCGGcaggcggcgctcgagtgTGGTCGAGGACTTTCAGCGGTCAGTGAGCCGTAAGGACACCGACCAGGTGGTGCAAgacgacctccaccgccagtggctcgatgtcgacgaaggcctcgacctcaagcaAGTTGCCCGCATCAACCGCAAGATTGACTggcgcctccttcccatTCTCGGCGCCATGTACACCATCTCGCAGATTGACCGTGGCAACCTCGGTCTCGCCCGTTCCGCCAACAACGGAATAATgaacgtcgagctcggactTACGACTAAAGGTCCCGACGGCAAGCCGATGCCCAACAACCGCTACTCGATCATCACTCTCGCCTTCTTCGTCCCTtacctcgtccttgaggttCCT TCTCAGATTGGTCTTCGCAAGTTTGGTGCCAAGATTTGGCTCGGTACCGCCGTCCTCTTGTGGGGTGTCGTCATGGTTGGCATGGGTCTCGCGCCCAACTGGCAAACGCTCGCCGGTCTCCGTGCTCTCCTCGGTGCCTTTGAGGCCGTCTTGTTCCCCGGTGCCACCTACCTCATCGCTTGCTGGTACCCACGCAAGCAGATGGCCTCGCGCAACGCCTGGTTCTACATTACTTCGATTATGATTGCGGGTCTCTCCTCGGCACTCGCCTACGGCCTCTCGCAAATGAACGGCATCGCAGGACGGAGTGGCTGGCGCTGGATCTTCATCGTCGAGGGTTGCGTCACCATTGTCATTGGTCTCCTCGGTTATCTTCTCATCGTCGACTTCCCCGACCGCGCAACTTTCTTGACTGAGGAAGAGCGCGCGattgtcctcctccgcatcgAGCGTGACCGCGCCGACTCGTCCGTCGACCCCATGACCTGGTCCAAGTTTGTCGAGTACATGCTCACGCCCAAGCTGTGGCTGTTCTCGTACTTTTTCTGCTCTTCGGCCGTCGGTGTCTACGCTCTCGCCTTCTTCCTTCCAGGTATTCTCCAGTCGATGGGCTTTAGCAACATCCAGGCTCAGCTCCTCTTCGCCCCACCTTACGTCTGGGTCTTCTTCCCCGCCATGATCGGTGCCTACACCTCCGACCACCTTGCTGGTCCGACCCGCATGGTTCGTGGACCTGTTGTCGCCTTCCACGCCCTTTGCGTTGTCGTTGGCATCACCATGTTCTCCCAGCTGCCTTCCGGCATGATCGCAGCCCGCTACACTGgcgtcttcctcacctGCGGTGGTTGCAACGCCAACATTGCCATGATCATCTCGTGGTGCCAGACTTCGATTCGTTCCCAGTCCAAGCGTGGCTTTGCCTCGGCCCTTGTTGTCGCTGGCGGTGCGCTTTCCGGTATCATCGTTGCCGTCGCCTTCAAGGAcaacgagcgcgagcgcggctACCCTACCGGCATCTTCCTCTCCGTTGGCATGaacgccctcgtcgtcatcggtGCCCCCAGCCTGTCGTTGTGGATGCTCTGGAAGAACCGCAAGGCCGACCGCGGCGATGCCGTCATCGAGAACGATGTTAACTTCCACTACCAGCCTTAA